Proteins encoded within one genomic window of Rhinoderma darwinii isolate aRhiDar2 chromosome 5, aRhiDar2.hap1, whole genome shotgun sequence:
- the CEBPD gene encoding CCAAT/enhancer-binding protein delta — translation MSTLSMSLEPRCVSPYAAWCMEPTNFYEQRVSSSPTLCKPRAMCEDTEPPVSSSSLAELSAATAIYDDESAIDFSSYIDSMSSVPNLELCNDELFADLFNNNHKSGGDRGECGGDYLSGLLAPQHPGKMQVSQLKKEPAWIDRDISSSLPCQIATCAQTSMNLQPTPPTSPEPSSSASSACPSPASSTATTKDRTGKKNLDRFSPEYRQRRERNNIAVRKSRDKAKKRNVDMQQKLLELSTENDKLHKRIDMLTRDLTNLRHFFKQLPPAATAGTFLSSLGGIDCR, via the coding sequence ATGAGCACCCTGTCCATGAGCCTGGAGCCGCGCTGTGTGTCTCCCTATGCCGCCTGGTGCATGGAGCCCACCAACTTCTACGAGCAGAGAGTGAGCAGCTCGCCTACTCTCTGCAAGCCTCGTGCCATGTGCGAGGACACGGAGCCCCCTgtgagcagcagcagcctggcagaGTTGAGCGCAGCCACTGCCATCTATGATGATGAGAGCGCTATAGACTTCAGCTCCTACATAGACTCCATGTCCTCGGTGCCCAACCTGGAGCTGTGTAACGACGAGCTGTTTGCGGATTTATTCAACAACAACCATAAGAGTGGCGGCGACCGGGGGGAGTGTGGAGGCGACTACCTGAGCGGCCTCCTGGCACCTCAGCACCCGGGCAAGATGCAAGTGTCTCAGCTCAAGAAAGAGCCCGCGTGGATTGACAGAGACATCTCGTCCTCCCTGCCCTGTCAGATTGCCACCTGTGCCCAGACCAGCATGAACCTTCAGCCCACCCCGCCCACCTCCCCGGAGCCCTCCAGTTCCGCCAGCTCTGCGTGCCCTTCCCCTGCCTCATCTACAGCCACCACCAAGGACAGGACGGGCAAAAAGAACTTGGACCGCTTCAGCCCCGAGTACCGGCAGCGCAGGGAGAGGAACAACATAGCGGTGAGAAAGAGCAGGGACAAGGCAAAGAAGAGGAACGTAGACATGCAGCAGAAACTGCTCGAGCTCTCCACCGAGAACGACAAGCTGCACAAGAGGATCGACATGCTCACAAGGGATCTAACCAACCTAAGACACTTCTTCAAGCAGCTGCCCCCCGCGGCCACCGCCGGCACCTTCCTCTCCAGCCTGGGGGGCATAGACTGCCGGTAA